cacggctggaagtttggtaccaaagaggggcggcaccagtggcggctggtgaaaaaaaatcttggtggggctagtgtgccaacagatttccctgcctaacctagcataagcattcaaatgaacagtcggaaaatgactacagttccacaataataatttaatttcacagtttccagcttcacagaaaaagtaacaatttacagctatattagactttatgctatcaaatactatacaatacaatcaagggataaattaacaacaagggtatgatttcagctgaatctatacaaatcaacagtgagtgagtgaatgagtgagtgtgggttgagaagagagaatgaaacagaactttcctattaaaatgtaacatatacaaagaatttagaaccaagttattttcaaaaatgtttacataaacagattattttaataccctctctcaaggaaaaatgcatttacatggagaaaacagcatcagtgccatacagttgtcattgcatgtcacagcctgagagaaacaacaaagcattctccacaactatattacaattacatactataatattattacatattacatcgccatcatctctcttcgtcgtcgcgcgtattttttccccacgtagcgtaggacagagtctgggagtcgcactacgaaaaaaaactatcgctggctccttatgtagctacagcaatcctaaaccttcacgcattttacgtagcagttggggctaaatttccagcgccccaccggcgttaaatttggcgacgttgataggccaattattcataatttccccctagcaaccataactggattggctgtttagctgccggtcaggggcactttgccgatcgccccatgagagaatgatacactgtctgtcagtggaaattcactgtttaatgagtgttagttggtggaaatgttgtttaaatgatttaaattgcatgtaggcacacacactattaagtaaaactgacattgatttaaaaaaaaatatgcaaaaaaatgtttttcccctcaacagctggtggggcagagccccagcgccccctatgggccagccgcctctgggcggcacgtcagttgtgttgaattattttggctttaaaaaggaagatgctgcgcaacgtcaggtattgtgcagaacgtgcctcgctactgttgctacctcacgaggttcacgattgtaatcacgattgatttattgcttgtgtttgttgaaaaatacatgagaagaggaccttgaaagaataatcgcatattaaatcgcaattgcaatattgaggaaaaaaatcgcaatttgattattttccaaaatcgttcagccctaattcAGATGTTGTTCTGAAGCGTGTGATTTGATTaacttttttttagttttttttaaataactaccTCTCTGTTGacaaaaatgtcatgtttgataACATTTATACATTGAAGTTCACTGAAAACCCAGACAAGCAATTCAATTATATTAGGCCTACTGAAAGTTGGGTTTCTGAGGGAATAAAGAAGGAAATGCCTACAATTGAAAGACATACACTGTAGGTTTTAGCCTATTTGTTTATTGCTTTgtgatcaaatgtttttcttcctgtttgcAGGACCTTTGAGGACCAGGAGCAAGTCAGACAGGAGCAGGAGAGCGGCCCTCAACAccttcactgactcacagacgACAGGTACTGAATATATCAGCATAATTATTCAGAGCTGGTTGAATGGCCGGGGTTTTGAACTGTGAAAGTCTCAGGTGTGGCACTGAGAGACAGCTGTCAGGCAAAGATACACTGTGTGAGGTGAAAGAGATCGGTGTATACCAGTGCTCtaaacacaacaggaagttgATAACTATAGTTAAACTTGCAAATTTGTCCCGCCTATCAACGTGGAACTGATTGTTTAATGAATTAACATCCACTTTTAGATTTAAGAAAAGAGCACCATTATTAGTCTCCAGATTATTCTTCCATTAACTCAGAAAACTTAATTCATCAACATAATGAATTACTTTGTGAACAAAAGAAATTAGTTGGTTGCTGATGCATTTTTGGTTATGAATTGCTCACATTCCTCCTGAGGAAACATTCAGGCTTCAGAACATGCAGCAGACTAAACAACTAGACAACTTGCCTCATCAGTTAGGCCAGGGGGCTTGGAAAGAACCTGGACAATGTAAAGCTCCCTGGGGTGCATGAAGTCAGCCTCAAATTGCGGTAGCAGACCTCCTCTTAAAGTTTGTAACCCATCCCTTCTGTTTTCCTCCCACTTGCTTTTTCTTGGTTCTGACCCATGTTTCCCCTCCATGTTAGACCAGCTCATATCCCCCCTTCCCTATTTTACATCCTGAGAACTTCTTAGTTTCTGACTATTTTCCATTCCATCCCTCTATtctctagttttttttatatccatgTCTCCCCTCCATGTGTCTCCAGGCGTGACAGAGTGGACGTCTTGGTTCAACATCGACCATCCTGGGGGTAATGGAGACTACGAGCGCCTGGAGGCGATCCGTTTCTATTACAGGGAGAGAGTTTGTGCTCGGCCCATGGCCATGGAGGCCCGCACTACAGACTGGGTAGCAGCGGCAGACACAGGGGAAGTGGTCCACTCCAGTCTGGAGAAGGGCTTCTGGTGCATCAACAGAGAACAGCCCACGGGCCGCATCTGCTCCAACTACCATGTCCGCTTTCAGTGTCCCCCAGGTAGCTcatgaacatatatacatatacatatattcaCATTAATGTGTAATGCTAGGAAACGCTTATTAGAAACACTTTACTACTAGCTTTGCTCAGGTCACACTCTGTTCtacaatttgtgtttttagtgcagagCTACTGGACAGACTGGAGTGAGTGGGGTTCCTGTTCAACCACGGTCTGTAATGACGTTGGCATCCAGGTCCGCCAGAGGACATGTGTGAACACGCAGCCCATGCCTCTCCTGTTGGTGAGAGCGTGCCAGGGACACCATTCAGAAAGGAGGGAGTGCTCCAACCCTCCATGCACAGGTGAGATAAACCATGAATGTGGAGGGATGTCTGTTCATTAGCAATCAGGAACCTGCTCTGTACCTCACCCTATCCTCTAACCTCTCTTGTTAAAGGGTTAATAGTGAGGTGAATAAAATACCGTATCGATTTATACATCTGTGTAGAAGAAATATATACGAATTGACATTTGAACTGAAGTCTAATTTGATTATAAAAATGACTACATGCACCATTCAtaactttactttttaaaatgttttagtcTTGTAATCAGTTTTCTATTTAATCAgctttcttgttgtttttatgccCACAATACCGTACAATTGCAGCCCAATTATCCTGTCATGTAGCTTTCATGGCGCGCCTAAGCACAAAAGAAATAAGAGCTCTCATTAGACCACTCTGTATTAAGTTCGAATGACAGAAATAATGATAAGGATTATCACAAATGAAACTGATCATTTAAAACTCACATGAATCCTTGTCTCTCTGTGATCAGCCAAGTGGAATCCGTGGGGTCGATGGGGAATGTGTTCAGTGACCTGTGGTGGGGGTCGCAGGATTAGGAGGAGGACCTGTGTGAGGAGTTCAGCGACTGTTCAGTGTTCTGGACGGCCCGCTGAAATACAGAAGTGTGGAAGGAGTCCATGCCCAGGTATTGCTGAAAAAGTCATGATGTTTTTCTTGCAGTCTTCTTCCATCTGTGCTCAAATATCCATATTTTCTCCCAACAGCCAAATGTCAGCTCCAGTGCACTGAGGGCAGCCCCAATGAGGACTGCAGCCGGTGCACTTGTGATAACCATATACTGCAGGGGGATGTCCACAGTGTGACCGGGGCCCCTGTGGCAGAAGCCTTGGTGGCTCTGGCCAGCCAGCCCAAGGTGAACCTAGCCCGCACAGATGCCAATGGTCAGTTCAGGTTCACGGGAATCTGCTCCTCCAAACCCACATTGATTTCAGTCAGGAAGGATAAGTTTGCTCCAATCACCATCTCCACCTCAAGCAACTCCACAGGGTTGTCTTGGGTACGGGCAGTCCTCAAATCAGCTGGTGAgtgagaaaaagtaaaagtaatacaCTATTTATTGATGTTTGGTGCTTTTAATCAATTCAACCAGTATGAGTAAGTATTGAAGGTTATGTTGCAGGCTATTTCTAAAAGCAGCTACTTTAATTTTCAACTAAATGTTTCCTGATACTTACTTTTATGATTCCCTAAAgtcattaaatcaaataaattctCAGATAGTAGAAAAACAGGAAATTGAAAGagctacaaaataaacagtctgGCTCATTGTAAGACCTAATATGTCTGGAGCACTTGCTTGCTGGTTGCATGGAGACCAAATAAAAATAGACCGGTTCTCCTTTTGTGAAAGTAATACTCTTAACAATCATTTTTTATAAGCACCGGGACCAATGTGAGAGTAAAGTGACACATTTGAGTGAGTTTTATGAGATCTCAGAACTCTGTGGAACCACTCACAAGAGTCAGAGGAAGGTCTTGAGGGGTTGCTCCTTTCCTCTTTCCACAGAAAAGCCATACATCGTGAAGCACCCGGAGGACAAAGTGCGTTACGAGGGAGGACGGGTGATGTTATGCTGCAAGGCAACAGGATCACCAGCACCTGACAAATACTACTGGTGAGATGAAGGATAGTGCTGGCATATTATGAAGCACAGAAATGGATTGCTACAGACTGATCACTTTTGCATATTTGTAAGTCTATATTTTGGAGCTCccttaacatttttattaaagtagCATTAATCAGTACATTGTCAGATGTTTAGTCTCCAGCCAGCCATGAGAAAGTGTCTTGTTAGCTGCTAAATATGTTCACCAGCTAGCAACTTATGCAGAGTTTTTGATCAGATAGTTTTAGGCTGGAAACATCTGTCTGTCGTATCAGAAAACGATGATAAAAACCTTGATTcttgaggaaaaaaaactagCTCCCTGttttgaaaaccaaaacaatgagctgaaagacacaAACTAAAGGCTAAAGGGAACTCCAGAGTCAGGTGATATTGTTATAAGTTATTTTATcaatttttaatatatttgtcaGTCATTATGAATAAAcaacttttttaaaagaaagggaaacatttacttaatatctttctttgtctctgtcgCTATTCTCCAAGGTTCCACAATGGGACTCTGCTGGACAGGAAGGTGTACAAGTATGAAGAGGACCTCGTACTGTGGGACCTGAAGCCAGAGCAGTCAGGGCTGTACTACTGCAAGACCAGCAGCTCTGCAGGCAGCATCAAGTCCTCTGCAGCCCTTCTCACTGTGATTGGTATGCATATTCTCGAATGTCTTGCTGTAAGCAATTGAGTACATCCACCTGTACTCCAGTCCTAACCACACTAATCTGCTGGTTTTAGGTTAGCTCAATGAAATGCTCATAGGTTGTGgagataaatgaaaacaaacatatattctcacagtttaaaaaaaacaaacggtCCATTTTAGTCAGTAGCaaagtaatgtaatgtaaaccgtaattcatcatcatcagcctGGACAGAGTATAATTTAACTTATAGCTAAGCATGGCTGCGTTCCCAGTGCATTTGACAATGACGTGTTAAGTCTATGTTCTTCACAGATTCAAGTAAAACCACCGACAAAAAGCAAATAACcacaatttattttcagtggATAAAAAGCAGCTGCCTCTGAGCTTGAATTCACATTTGAGGAGAAATGTCAGCGCTCTGCTCAAACCAAGACATCATTGAGCCATGTCCATGCATAAAGAGGATACAAACGAAACCCCAGTGTCCTTCAACCGAGGGAGAGTTTATTAATAGACTGTCTTTCTTTGGAGACAATAAATCATTACATTataagaaaacaggaaaaattAACATATCAAGGCTTGTGCGAGTTGGCGGCGATTATTgcagtacatttttattatgttgatATTGGTTGAAGTAATGACTTCCTTAACTGCAAGATTTATTGCATGAGATGGATCCGGAAACTGGAAAACCTCATTCCCAATTTCTCAAGATTGTCtataaatccattttttttctctttcagagTCAGACAAGTAGGCTATGTGTTTCCAGATCCGAGtgggaaaacaacacaatgcTTATATCTTTAAGGCGATTGTTAGCTGAGGAACAGATTAACGGACAGGCTTTATATGGAAGACTGTGAAAGGGATCTATGAAAGGCCACAGACCAATTCCTGCACTCCAAAAGCCATTATGGCAAGAGATGCTATATGTGTGCAGGGTAACACCTGCTACTCAGAGCAGGAGGACTATTTCTTTAACGCAGTGTGGTTTCGtcttacattttacattattcaGAAGTTGAATTTGATTTCCCATAAAATGTGATAACCACAGTTTTTACAGAGTAGAAGTTACATAATCTTTCATCGACGGAGACTCTCAGTCTTGTTGGTAAAGCCATTAGCAGTACAGGAATGACATTTGATACGCATCACACTGCTCCATGTGTCTGCAATTAACTACGTACTTGAGAGATTTGGAGGTTAAAAAGGAAACTTGACTTGAAGTTCCACCATTATATCATGCACATTTAGTATTCTGCCAATGTTTTGCTGAACAATACATATTTCTTTCCATCTCCTATCAGGATGGTTGGTAAATACAATTTCTCATCATATCTAATTACCCTTTTGTAGACATTTAACAGTCCAACTTGGCCACTCATAGGTACTTCCAGCCAGGCCATTTAGACATGCTGTCTGCGTGTGAATAAATGATGCATGTTGTTTTATGGATGTGAGAAACAggaattatttattataaactcaATTGGAAAGTTTTAGTTTATTCTCTCTACACGTCTTGTTCCACTCATggagttatttttttaaataataaaaacagattcGACAAGCTTTACATTTGTAAGAGAAAGAATAACTAACTGTAACGCCTTTCATGTTTTACGATTGGACTTTATATTTATCATGTCACCAGCTAATGCAATTTATCTTCCTTTTCTCAGCGAAAGGAAAGCCAGCATGCAATTCCACCCCTGAGAAACACCTCATCAGACTGCCGATGGACTGTGTTCAACCCGGGACTGACTCCATGCATTACAACGCTGGCCGTTGCCCTCATAACAAATGTGCTGGCTCCTTAGACTTTGATATGCGCTGCAGAGATGGAACTGGTTTCTGCTGCGGGGTCCAAAATATGGAAAGTCGAATCATTAACTGTGGGAGCTACAGCCTCCCTATCGGGCTGTGACACAGTGCAGCTGTCAGAAATGTTTGCAGCCCACTGTGCTGGTCCGTGGCAGAGTAGTCACAGCTGATAATGGTGAGCCTCTGCGTTTCGGTTACATCTACATTGGTAAAGAGAGGGTGGGCACCACTGGATTCCAAGGAGGGTTCACTTTGCAGATTACCCCTGATACAGAGAGATTGGTGGTAAACTTTGTTGACCCCTCTCAGAATTTCATCGACACTCCAAAGGTGTTCCTTCTTGATAAGAAAGGTGGGTCCATCTACTATGATGTGAAGGTGATGAGAAAGCAGACACCTATTGATATCAATGCAGGAGAGACCAACTCCATTAATCTAGGCGAAATTGAAGGGGAAGACCCCATTGGTCAGTTAGTTATTCCTCCCAACTCCTTCCACAAGGACAATGGAGAACTCTATGAGGGAACTGTAAAAGCCAGCGTCACATTTATTGACCCAAGAAATATCACTACCGCGGCCGCAGCCCCGGGCGATCTAAACTTTGTCGATGATGAGGGTGACATGCTCCCTTTGCGGACCTATGGCATGTTCTCTGTGGACTTCAGAGACGAAACCAACAAGGAGGTACTCGGAGCTGGAGCTGTTCAAGTTCTTCTCGATACGCAGCATGTCAAAATGGAAGAACACATTCCGAAAATGAAACTGTGGTCTTTAAACCCAGACACAGGAGTCTGGGAAGAGGAAAGTAATTTCTCCTACACCACAACAACTGCTGGTGGTCATGGGCGGAGCAAACGGGAGGACCGCACATTCCTCATAGGAAACATGGAGATCAGAGAACGTAGGCTGTTCAATTTAGACGTGCCAGAAAACCGACGATGCTATGTTAAAGTCCGTGCCTACATGAGTGACAAGTTCTTATCTAGTGAACAGCTTGAGGGTGTTGTGATCACCTTGATAAATCTGGAACCCAAACCTGGATATTCCTCTAACCCTCGGGCATGGGGTCGTTTTGACAGCGTCATAACTGGAACCAACGGGGCTTGTTTACCAGCTTTTTGTGATGCCCAAAGGCCCGATGCTTACACAGCTTATGTCACAGCAATGATGGGTGGGGAAGAACTGGAGGCAGCTCCTTCCTCCCCTAAGATGAATCCAAACATCATTGGAGTGTCTCAGCCATATCTGGATAAAATAGACTACCAGCGGTCAGATCATGAGGATCCAGCTCTGAAGAAAACAGCATTCAAAATCAATTTGGCAAAGCCTAACCAAAATAATTTTGATGAGACCAATGGGCCAATATATCCGTATTCAAATTTGATCAGTTGTGAAAATGCCCCTTTTGATGCAAATCATTTCAGATTCTTTAGAGTGGAAAAGGACAAGTATGAGTACAATGTTGTTCCCTTTGAAGAGAATGATTTGACGACATGGACAGGAGACTACCTCTCATGGTGGCCAAATCCCCAAGAGTTCAGAGCATGTTTCATTAAGGTCAAGATCCATGGACAGAAGGAAGTGATGGTACGGTCAAGGAATTCGggaggaacacacagagaaacgAAAGGCAAACTTTATGGCATAAGAGATATTCGCAGCACCCGGGACATGCGAGAAGCTAACACTTCAGCAGCCTGTGTGGAGTTCAAATGCAGTGGCATGTTGTTTGATCAGGCTGAGGTGGACAGATCCATCATAACAGTCCTCCCACAGGGGAACTGTCGCAGGACCGGCACCAATGGCCTTCTACAAGAGTATCTCATCAAACATCCACCAGTAGCCCACAACAATGAGTCCCATGGATTCACCATGCAAGCCCCTGTCGATCCTTTGGGACACAACTATGGCATCTAC
This DNA window, taken from Eleginops maclovinus isolate JMC-PN-2008 ecotype Puerto Natales chromosome 9, JC_Emac_rtc_rv5, whole genome shotgun sequence, encodes the following:
- the cilp2 gene encoding LOW QUALITY PROTEIN: cartilage intermediate layer protein 1 (The sequence of the model RefSeq protein was modified relative to this genomic sequence to represent the inferred CDS: inserted 1 base in 1 codon), with product MLELNKVVLLLSVLASAALGQGPLRTRSKSDRSRRAALNTFTDSQTTGVTEWTSWFNIDHPGGNGDYERLEAIRFYYRERVCARPMAMEARTTDWVAAADTGEVVHSSLEKGFWCINREQPTGRICSNYHVRFQCPPVQSYWTDWSEWGSCSTTVCNDVGIQVRQRTCVNTQPMPLLLVRACQGHHSERRECSNPPCTAKWNPWGRWGMCSVTCGGGRRIRRRTCVRSSATVQCSGRPAEIQKCGRSPCPAKCQLQCTEGSPNEDCSRCTCDNHILQGDVHSVTGAPVAEALVALASQPKVNLARTDANGQFRFTGICSSKPTLISVRKDKFAPITISTSSNSTGLSWVRAVLKSAEKPYIVKHPEDKVRYEGGRVMLCCKATGSPAPDKYYWFHNGTLLDRKVYKYEEDLVLWDLKPEQSGLYYCKTSSSAGSIKSSAALLTVIAKGKPACNSTPEKHLIRLPMDCVQPGTDSMHYNAGRCPHNKCAGSLDFDMRCRDGTGFCCGVQNMESRIINCGSYSLPXRAVTQCSCQKCLQPTVLVRGRVVTADNGEPLRFGYIYIGKERVGTTGFQGGFTLQITPDTERLVVNFVDPSQNFIDTPKVFLLDKKGGSIYYDVKVMRKQTPIDINAGETNSINLGEIEGEDPIGQLVIPPNSFHKDNGELYEGTVKASVTFIDPRNITTAAAAPGDLNFVDDEGDMLPLRTYGMFSVDFRDETNKEVLGAGAVQVLLDTQHVKMEEHIPKMKLWSLNPDTGVWEEESNFSYTTTTAGGHGRSKREDRTFLIGNMEIRERRLFNLDVPENRRCYVKVRAYMSDKFLSSEQLEGVVITLINLEPKPGYSSNPRAWGRFDSVITGTNGACLPAFCDAQRPDAYTAYVTAMMGGEELEAAPSSPKMNPNIIGVSQPYLDKIDYQRSDHEDPALKKTAFKINLAKPNQNNFDETNGPIYPYSNLISCENAPFDANHFRFFRVEKDKYEYNVVPFEENDLTTWTGDYLSWWPNPQEFRACFIKVKIHGQKEVMVRSRNSGGTHRETKGKLYGIRDIRSTRDMREANTSAACVEFKCSGMLFDQAEVDRSIITVLPQGNCRRTGTNGLLQEYLIKHPPVAHNNESHGFTMQAPVDPLGHNYGIYTVTDQNPRVAKEIAIGRCFDGTSDGFSREMKSDSGVALTFSCPERKINRESLFQRLQTNPGQTLSQMARDMRESSGLQVQGLSSQMVAYPSEQQGRTQNRRVSSTTRRRVSMRSQQRQ